The Syntrophorhabdaceae bacterium genome includes a region encoding these proteins:
- a CDS encoding undecaprenyl-diphosphate phosphatase, translating to MSTLQSVIMGAIQGITEFLPISSSAHLIVIPWFFHIDEGNINKLTYDVMLHFGTLLAILAIYGKRFIRVIIEGFIDLRGGRFKDALLLKIIVATIPAGVAGLLGKDFIEQSLRTPFVTVFTLALVSVLMIISERVHFSKNDITYPVAIAIGIAQAFALVPGVSRSGITITAALLLGLKRSEAVDFSFFLAIPIILGTSLYEMRHLDIHSNGMAIYIYGAASALVFGILSLKFLINYLKKHTLDLFAYYRIGIAILILLYSF from the coding sequence ATGAGTACGTTGCAAAGTGTTATTATGGGGGCCATCCAGGGTATCACAGAGTTTTTGCCCATCAGCAGTTCAGCACACCTCATAGTCATCCCATGGTTTTTCCACATCGATGAAGGCAATATCAACAAACTTACCTATGATGTGATGTTGCATTTCGGTACACTTCTGGCAATCCTCGCCATATACGGCAAAAGATTCATCCGCGTTATCATTGAAGGCTTTATTGACCTCAGGGGTGGAAGATTCAAGGATGCCCTGCTTTTAAAGATCATTGTTGCCACTATTCCTGCCGGGGTTGCAGGACTCCTGGGGAAGGATTTCATTGAACAGTCTCTGAGAACCCCCTTTGTGACTGTCTTTACGCTTGCCCTTGTCTCGGTCCTGATGATCATCTCTGAAAGGGTGCACTTCAGCAAGAATGACATTACCTATCCCGTTGCCATTGCGATCGGCATCGCCCAGGCGTTTGCCCTGGTACCTGGTGTATCGCGAAGCGGGATAACAATTACCGCAGCGCTTCTTCTGGGGCTCAAGAGGTCAGAGGCTGTTGATTTTTCCTTTTTCCTGGCAATACCGATCATACTCGGTACTTCCTTGTATGAGATGAGGCACCTCGATATTCACTCGAACGGTATGGCGATATATATCTATGGAGCAGCTTCAGCACTTGTTTTCGGGATCCTGAGCCTGAAGTTTCTTATAAATTACCTGAAAAAACATACCCTTGATCTTTTTGCTTATTATCGGATAGGAATAGCCATCCTGATCCTGCTTTATTCGTTCTAG
- a CDS encoding TonB family protein: MMREEAWYKMLIISFAIHVFVIAAFSIPLKRSSKRFDALSSYSVNLVGELGGRGGSTGAGHAAEKALPEKPVPAKPARVVKKPAPIKKPAKEEVSLSKKKVAAREKTTKEELSRLDERIRDMKKKADYLDVSKTRTAGAGGKGGTGAGAPGLPFGSEGGGKPLDPVTQRYILDIWDKVKSAWGVPGMTYKKDLETIVIIKIRKDGRIVDISVEKRSGNRIYDESILRVLRAVDPLPPIPASLNMDSMELGFRFLPGDLS, from the coding sequence ATGATGCGCGAAGAAGCTTGGTACAAAATGCTCATCATCTCTTTTGCGATCCACGTCTTCGTTATCGCCGCGTTTAGTATACCCTTGAAAAGATCATCAAAGAGGTTCGATGCCCTATCGTCGTACTCTGTCAACCTTGTCGGCGAACTTGGCGGCCGGGGAGGTTCAACAGGGGCAGGGCATGCTGCCGAAAAGGCCCTGCCCGAAAAGCCCGTCCCTGCAAAGCCGGCACGCGTTGTCAAGAAGCCTGCCCCTATAAAAAAACCTGCGAAAGAAGAGGTTTCGTTATCAAAAAAGAAGGTTGCTGCCCGGGAGAAGACCACCAAGGAAGAACTGAGCCGCCTCGATGAGCGGATTCGTGATATGAAGAAGAAGGCGGATTATCTTGATGTATCAAAGACAAGGACTGCCGGTGCAGGCGGCAAAGGGGGGACAGGCGCCGGCGCCCCCGGACTGCCGTTCGGGTCTGAAGGCGGCGGCAAACCGCTCGATCCGGTGACACAGAGGTATATCCTTGATATCTGGGACAAGGTAAAGAGCGCCTGGGGTGTGCCCGGTATGACATACAAGAAGGACCTCGAGACGATTGTGATCATTAAGATACGGAAAGACGGAAGGATCGTGGATATCAGTGTCGAAAAAAGGTCCGGTAACAGGATATACGACGAGTCGATCCTGAGGGTTTTGAGGGCTGTTGACCCCCTGCCGCCCATACCGGCATCGCTCAACATGGATTCTATGGAACTGGGTTTCAGGTTCCTACCCGGTGACCTTTCATGA
- a CDS encoding biopolymer transporter ExbD: protein MKLSQDKGPLSEINVIPLVDVVLVLLIIFMITAPMMQHGMNIDIPNVTAKPLPTKDEPQILNITKEQRLILNEKRLGMRELKPAIQLLFANKSNKEIFLRADKDVPYGFVVKCMGVIREAGIGKINIVTKPLEE, encoded by the coding sequence ATGAAATTATCGCAAGACAAAGGACCCCTGTCGGAAATAAATGTTATACCCCTCGTTGATGTTGTCCTTGTTCTTCTCATAATCTTTATGATCACGGCTCCCATGATGCAGCACGGAATGAATATCGACATACCGAATGTCACCGCAAAGCCCCTGCCCACCAAAGACGAACCCCAGATACTGAATATCACAAAGGAACAAAGGCTTATACTAAATGAGAAGAGACTCGGCATGAGGGAACTCAAACCTGCTATCCAGCTTTTATTCGCCAATAAAAGCAATAAAGAGATCTTTCTCAGGGCTGACAAGGATGTTCCATACGGATTCGTTGTAAAGTGCATGGGGGTCATACGTGAAGCAGGGATCGGGAAGATAAATATCGTAACCAAACCCCTTGAGGAATGA